One stretch of Arachis duranensis cultivar V14167 chromosome 1, aradu.V14167.gnm2.J7QH, whole genome shotgun sequence DNA includes these proteins:
- the LOC107480914 gene encoding ribonuclease III domain-containing protein RNC1, chloroplastic isoform X1: MELTSSFILSRNYSFSSSLSPFQTNNPKVPLITTTTTGSPHSLRIIAVANAVNDPPPQNPQPLPENSPQRLLKELAERRKITSPKKKSPPRRFILRPPLDDKKLAERFLNSPQLTLKSFPLLSSCLPSRRLNAADNTWIDDCLLEAKQALGYPLEPSSSLDDDNPAKQLDTLLYLAFQHQGFERSRARHVRCGHSRLFFLGQYVLELAFAEFFLQRYPREGPGPMRERVFGLIGKSMMPRWIKEASLHNLVFPFDNMDKLVRKEREPPVKSVFWALFGAIYLCFGMPEVYRVLFEVFGMDPDADYCQPKLRRQLEDVDYVSTEFEAKISWQDMVAYKPPADALFAHPRLFRACVPPGMHRFRGNIWDYDCKPKVMQTLGYPQEMNDMTPDITEARNIELGLGLQLCFLHPSKYKLEHPRFCYERLEYLGQKIQDLVMAERLLMKHLDAPGLWLQNRHRRLLMNKYCGRYLRAKHLHHYIIYGESVQDKYEHNRRLRNPANTAVQQALHGLSYAVYGKRDVRRLMFEVFDFEQVQPQEV; this comes from the exons ATGGAACTCACTTCCTCTTTCATACTCTCCCGCAATTACTCTTTCTCATCCTCCCTCTCCCCATTCCAAACCAACAACCCCAAAGTACCCCTCATCACTACCACCACCACCGGCAGTCCCCATTCCCTCCGCATTATCGCCGTTGCCAACGCCGTAAATGACCCGCCCCCACAGAATCCGCAACCTCTTCCTGAAAACAGCCCCCAGCGGCTCCTGAAGGAGCTCGCGGAGCGCAGGAAGATAACATCCCCAAAGAAAAAATCTCCGCCAAGAAGGTTCATCCTGCGTCCCCCACTAGACGACAAAAAACTCGCAGAGAGATTCCTCAACAGCCCCCAACTAACTCTCAAATCATTCCCCTTACTCAGCTCCTGCCTCCCTTCCAGGCGCCTCAACGCCGCCGACAACACGTGGATCGACGACTGCCTTCTAGAAGCCAAGCAAGCCTTGGGGTATCCTCTAGAACCTTCATCTTCATTGGATGACGATAACCCCGCGAAGCAGCTCGACACTCTGCTGTACCTTGCGTTTCAGCACCAGGGGTTCGAGAGGTCCCGTGCGAGGCACGTGAGGTGCGGGCACTCGAGGCTGTTCTTTCTTGGGCAGTACGTGCTGGAGCTTGCCTTTGCCGAGTTTTTTCTTCAGAGGTATCCGAGGGAGGGGCCGGGTCCGATGCGGGAGAGGGTGTTTGGCTTGATTGGGAAGTCCATGATGCCGCGGTGGATTAAGGAGGCGAGTTTGCACAATTTGGTGTTCCCTTTTGATAATATGGATAAGCTTGTTAGGAAGGAAAGAGAGCCACCCGTCAA GTCTGTCTTTTGGGCTCTATTTGGGGCAATCTATCTGTGCTTCGGTATGCCGGAAGTATACCGTGTTCTTTTTGAAGTCTTTGGAATGGATCCAGATGCTGACTATTGCCAGCCCAAACTGCGTCGACAACTCGAAGATGTAGATTATGTGTCTACTGAATTTGAAGCCAAGATAAGCTGGCAGGACATGGTTGCCTATAAG CCTCCTGCAGATGCCCTGTTTGCACATCCGCGGTTGTTCAGAGCCTGTGTTCCCCCAGGCATGCATCGGTTCAGAGGGAATATATGGGATTATGATTGCAAACCAAAGGTTATGCAGACCCTTGGATATCCACAGGAAATGAATGATATGACTCCAGATATTACCGAAGCCCGGAACATAGAGCTCGGACTTGGATTGCAG CTATGTTTCTTGCATCCATCAAAGTACAAACTTGAGCATCCTCGATTTTGCTATGAAAGATTAGAATACCTTGGCCAAAAGATACAG GATTTGGTGATGGCTGAACGACTGCTGATGAAGCATTTAGATGCTCCTGGGCTGTGGCTACAAAATAGGCACCGCCGCCTTCTTATGAACAAGTATTGTGGAAGATATTTGAGGGCTAAACATCTTCaccattatattatatatggtGAAAGTGTTCAAGACAAGTACGAGCACAATCGGCGACTGAGAAACCCAGCCAACACAGCAGTTCAACAAGCTCTTCATGGACTTTCATATGCTGTTTATGGGAAACGCGATGTGAGACGTTTGATGTTTGAGGTTTTTGACTTCGAGCAAGTACAACCTCAAGAAGTCTAA
- the LOC107480914 gene encoding ribonuclease III domain-containing protein RNC1, chloroplastic isoform X2 encodes MHRFRGNIWDYDCKPKVMQTLGYPQEMNDMTPDITEARNIELGLGLQLCFLHPSKYKLEHPRFCYERLEYLGQKIQDLVMAERLLMKHLDAPGLWLQNRHRRLLMNKYCGRYLRAKHLHHYIIYGESVQDKYEHNRRLRNPANTAVQQALHGLSYAVYGKRDVRRLMFEVFDFEQVQPQEV; translated from the exons ATGCATCGGTTCAGAGGGAATATATGGGATTATGATTGCAAACCAAAGGTTATGCAGACCCTTGGATATCCACAGGAAATGAATGATATGACTCCAGATATTACCGAAGCCCGGAACATAGAGCTCGGACTTGGATTGCAG CTATGTTTCTTGCATCCATCAAAGTACAAACTTGAGCATCCTCGATTTTGCTATGAAAGATTAGAATACCTTGGCCAAAAGATACAG GATTTGGTGATGGCTGAACGACTGCTGATGAAGCATTTAGATGCTCCTGGGCTGTGGCTACAAAATAGGCACCGCCGCCTTCTTATGAACAAGTATTGTGGAAGATATTTGAGGGCTAAACATCTTCaccattatattatatatggtGAAAGTGTTCAAGACAAGTACGAGCACAATCGGCGACTGAGAAACCCAGCCAACACAGCAGTTCAACAAGCTCTTCATGGACTTTCATATGCTGTTTATGGGAAACGCGATGTGAGACGTTTGATGTTTGAGGTTTTTGACTTCGAGCAAGTACAACCTCAAGAAGTCTAA